A genomic segment from Microcella flavibacter encodes:
- the ribD gene encoding bifunctional diaminohydroxyphosphoribosylaminopyrimidine deaminase/5-amino-6-(5-phosphoribosylamino)uracil reductase RibD, whose amino-acid sequence MTATATIDASRVDAAMRRALELAARGPAVGVNPQVGCVLLDARGEIVAEGWHRGAGTAHAEVDALAQVADARGLTAVVTLEPCNHTGRTGPCAQALIDAGVARVVYALPDPGEVAGGGAERLRTAGIAVEAGPQAEAAAELLRPWLTSARLGRPFVTVKWASTLDGRAAAADGTSQWITGAAARQRVHEQRAAHDAIAVGTGTVLADDPTLTARGDGGELLAHQPLPVVFGTTPVPADAALRAHPAGLVELGHRDLERGLAELQERGIRRLYVEGGPTLASAFLRSGLADEVLIYLAPLLLGGPRTAIDDLGIGTMAEALRLSIHRIETLGPDLLVTARPTAPQE is encoded by the coding sequence ATGACCGCCACCGCCACGATCGACGCCTCGCGCGTCGACGCCGCGATGCGCCGCGCCCTCGAGCTCGCCGCCCGCGGCCCCGCCGTCGGCGTCAACCCGCAGGTCGGCTGCGTGCTGCTGGATGCCCGGGGCGAGATCGTCGCCGAGGGCTGGCACCGCGGGGCGGGCACCGCCCACGCCGAGGTCGACGCGCTGGCGCAGGTCGCCGATGCCCGCGGCCTGACGGCCGTCGTCACCCTGGAGCCCTGCAACCACACCGGCCGCACCGGGCCCTGCGCCCAGGCGCTCATCGACGCCGGCGTCGCCCGGGTCGTCTACGCCCTCCCCGACCCCGGCGAGGTCGCGGGCGGCGGCGCCGAGCGCCTGCGCACCGCGGGCATCGCCGTCGAGGCGGGCCCGCAGGCCGAGGCCGCCGCCGAGCTGCTGCGGCCCTGGCTGACGAGCGCCCGCCTCGGCCGCCCCTTCGTCACGGTCAAGTGGGCCTCGACGCTGGACGGCCGGGCCGCGGCCGCCGACGGCACGAGCCAGTGGATCACGGGCGCGGCCGCGCGGCAGCGCGTGCACGAGCAGCGCGCGGCGCACGACGCCATCGCGGTCGGGACGGGCACCGTTCTCGCCGACGATCCGACCCTGACCGCGCGCGGCGACGGCGGCGAGCTGCTCGCCCACCAGCCGCTGCCCGTGGTGTTCGGCACCACGCCCGTGCCCGCCGATGCCGCGCTGCGCGCGCACCCGGCGGGGCTCGTCGAGCTCGGGCACCGCGACCTCGAGCGCGGGCTCGCCGAGCTGCAGGAGCGGGGCATCCGCCGCCTGTACGTCGAGGGCGGGCCGACGCTCGCGAGCGCGTTCCTGCGATCCGGGCTCGCCGACGAGGTGCTGATCTACCTCGCGCCCCTGCTGCTCGGCGGTCCGCGCACCGCCATCGACGACCTCGGCATCGGCACGATGGCCGAGGCGCTGCGGCTGAGCATCCACCGCATCGAGACCCTCGGGCCCGACCTGCTCGTGACCGCCCGACCGACCGCACCCCAGGAGTGA
- a CDS encoding riboflavin synthase, with protein sequence MFTGIIEELGEIVAWEKTGDAGRVTVRGPLAVSDASTGDSISVSGVCLTVVEQGPDWFTADVMGQTLAMSAPAQWAEGVTVNLERAASVGDRLGGHIVQGHIDGTAELLEVRDEGTWRVLRFALAAAHAPLVVDKGSIAVDGISLTVSAAGDDWFEVSLIPETLERTTLGRRTAGELVNIETDILARHVARLARFDGRTTS encoded by the coding sequence ATGTTCACCGGAATCATCGAAGAGCTCGGCGAGATCGTCGCCTGGGAGAAGACCGGCGACGCCGGGCGCGTGACCGTGCGCGGCCCGCTCGCCGTGAGCGACGCCTCGACGGGCGACTCGATCAGCGTGAGCGGCGTCTGCCTCACCGTCGTCGAGCAGGGGCCCGACTGGTTCACGGCCGACGTCATGGGGCAGACCCTCGCGATGTCGGCGCCCGCGCAGTGGGCCGAGGGCGTCACCGTCAACCTCGAGCGCGCCGCCTCCGTCGGCGACCGCCTCGGCGGGCACATCGTGCAGGGCCACATCGACGGCACCGCCGAGCTGCTCGAGGTGCGCGACGAGGGCACCTGGCGCGTGCTGCGCTTCGCGCTCGCCGCCGCCCACGCCCCGCTCGTCGTCGACAAGGGCTCCATCGCCGTCGACGGCATCTCGCTCACCGTGAGCGCGGCGGGCGACGACTGGTTCGAGGTCTCGCTCATCCCCGAGACCCTCGAGCGCACCACCCTGGGCCGCCGCACCGCCGGCGAGCTCGTGAACATCGAGACCGACATCCTCGCTCGGCACGTGGCGCGACTCGCGCGCTTCGACGGAAGGACCACCTCATGA
- the ribB gene encoding 3,4-dihydroxy-2-butanone-4-phosphate synthase, with amino-acid sequence MSIGSIPQALAALREGRPVLVADDEGRENEGDIILAAELATQEWVAWTVKHSSGYLCAPMTNELADALELPLMVENSEDPRRTAYTVSVDAADRISTGISARDRAHTLRVLADPASTPASLIRPGHIIPLRAVDGGVRERAGHTEASVELMRLAGLRPVAVIGEVVADDGEMMRLPELIEFGAREGVVVITIVDLLAYLESGEEFAAGAPGAAAEALSSVSFEVATTVPTTHGAFSMRAYRDRKTGADHVAIVSGMPHDDMIVRVHSECLTGEAFGSLKCECGPQLDAALDVIQRQGGAVLYMRGHEGRGIGLINKLKAYRLQEDGYDTLDANLALGLPADSRDYQAASDMLRDLGVSRVRLLSNNPEKQRQLTQYGIQVSSLVPLLVGVGDDNQGYLSAKRDRMGHRLPDSITSAPVYAQMEGRTA; translated from the coding sequence ATGAGCATCGGAAGCATCCCCCAGGCGCTGGCCGCCCTGCGCGAGGGCCGACCGGTCCTCGTCGCCGACGACGAGGGCCGCGAGAACGAGGGCGACATCATCCTCGCCGCCGAGCTCGCGACGCAGGAGTGGGTGGCCTGGACGGTCAAGCACTCCAGCGGCTACCTCTGCGCGCCGATGACCAACGAGCTCGCCGACGCCCTCGAGCTGCCGCTCATGGTCGAGAACAGCGAGGATCCGCGCCGCACCGCCTACACGGTGAGCGTCGACGCGGCCGACCGCATCTCGACCGGCATCAGCGCCCGCGACCGCGCGCACACGCTGCGCGTGCTCGCGGACCCCGCCTCGACGCCCGCGAGCCTCATCCGGCCGGGCCACATCATCCCGCTGCGCGCGGTCGACGGCGGCGTGCGGGAGCGCGCCGGGCACACCGAGGCCTCCGTCGAGCTCATGCGCCTGGCCGGGCTGCGCCCCGTCGCGGTCATCGGCGAGGTCGTGGCCGACGACGGCGAGATGATGCGCCTGCCCGAGCTCATCGAGTTCGGCGCGCGCGAGGGCGTCGTCGTCATCACGATCGTCGACCTGCTCGCCTACCTGGAGTCGGGCGAGGAGTTCGCGGCCGGGGCCCCCGGCGCCGCCGCCGAGGCGCTCAGCAGCGTCTCGTTCGAGGTCGCCACGACCGTGCCGACCACCCACGGCGCCTTCTCGATGCGCGCCTACCGCGATCGCAAGACGGGCGCCGACCACGTGGCGATCGTGAGCGGGATGCCCCACGACGACATGATCGTGCGCGTCCACTCCGAGTGCCTCACGGGCGAGGCGTTCGGCTCGCTCAAGTGCGAGTGCGGCCCCCAGCTCGACGCCGCGCTCGACGTCATCCAGCGCCAGGGCGGCGCCGTGCTCTACATGCGCGGCCACGAGGGCCGCGGCATCGGCCTCATCAACAAGCTCAAGGCGTACCGCCTGCAGGAGGACGGCTACGACACCCTCGACGCGAACCTCGCTCTGGGGCTGCCCGCCGACTCGCGCGACTACCAGGCCGCGAGCGACATGCTGCGCGACCTCGGCGTCTCGCGCGTGCGCCTGCTGTCGAACAACCCCGAGAAGCAGCGCCAGCTGACGCAGTACGGCATCCAGGTCTCGTCCCTCGTGCCGCTGCTCGTCGGCGTCGGCGACGACAACCAGGGCTACCTCAGCGCGAAGCGCGACCGCATGGGCCACCGCCTGCCCGATAGCATCACCAGCGCCCCCGTGTACGCCCAGATGGAAGGACGCACCGCATGA
- the ribH gene encoding 6,7-dimethyl-8-ribityllumazine synthase produces MSGAGSPTLNVDGTGLTVAIVAGQWHAEISAGLLAGARRVLEASGATIVEYAAPGSFELPVVSKAALENGADAVVALGVIIRGGTPHFEFVSSAATDGLTRVALDTGKPVGFGVLTLEDEQQGLDRAGLPGSKEDKGAEAAEAALATAQALRVIRG; encoded by the coding sequence ATGAGCGGAGCAGGAAGCCCCACCTTGAACGTCGACGGAACCGGCCTCACGGTCGCGATCGTGGCCGGTCAGTGGCACGCCGAGATCAGCGCGGGCCTTCTCGCCGGCGCACGTCGCGTGCTCGAGGCCTCCGGCGCGACGATCGTCGAGTACGCCGCCCCCGGCTCGTTCGAGCTGCCCGTTGTGAGCAAGGCGGCGCTCGAGAACGGCGCGGACGCGGTCGTGGCGCTCGGCGTCATCATCCGCGGCGGCACGCCGCACTTCGAGTTCGTGTCCTCCGCCGCGACCGACGGCCTCACCCGCGTCGCCCTCGACACCGGCAAGCCCGTGGGCTTCGGCGTGCTGACCCTCGAGGACGAGCAGCAGGGCCTCGACCGGGCCGGCCTGCCGGGCTCGAAGGAGGACAAGGGCGCCGAGGCGGCTGAGGCCGCCCTCGCCACGGCGCAGGCGCTGCGGGTCATCCGGGGCTGA
- a CDS encoding ABC transporter permease produces MTAATAPSRTPARGALYAGNTRAVIARGLLATRSTNYLVVLSGFFEPVFYLLSLGIGFGALVGSVQTSTGQEVPYAAFIAPALLAVSAMNGAVYDSTWNVFFKLNHSKLYQGMLTTSLGPLDVALGEIFLALLRGAMYAVGFMVVMQVFGLNLAWTALLALPAVLLIAFGFASIGMAITSYMKTFQQIEWVTFIMLPMFLFSATFYPITVYPEPIQWLIQALPLWHGVELVRGLTTGALSGMMLVHIGYFLVMIAIGIVFTTNRLRALFLK; encoded by the coding sequence GTGACCGCCGCGACCGCCCCCTCCCGCACGCCCGCGCGCGGCGCGCTGTACGCCGGCAACACCCGTGCCGTCATCGCGCGCGGCCTGCTCGCCACGCGCAGCACCAACTACCTCGTCGTGCTCAGCGGCTTCTTCGAGCCGGTCTTCTACCTGCTCTCGCTCGGCATCGGCTTCGGCGCCCTCGTCGGCTCGGTGCAGACCTCGACGGGCCAGGAGGTGCCGTACGCGGCGTTCATCGCCCCGGCCCTGCTCGCGGTCTCGGCGATGAACGGCGCCGTCTACGACTCGACCTGGAACGTCTTCTTCAAGCTCAACCACTCGAAGCTCTACCAGGGCATGCTCACGACGAGCCTCGGCCCGCTCGACGTCGCGCTCGGCGAGATCTTCCTCGCCCTCCTGCGCGGCGCCATGTACGCGGTGGGCTTCATGGTGGTCATGCAGGTCTTCGGCCTCAACCTCGCCTGGACGGCGCTGCTCGCGCTGCCCGCCGTGCTGCTCATCGCCTTCGGCTTCGCGAGCATCGGGATGGCGATCACGAGCTACATGAAGACCTTCCAGCAGATCGAGTGGGTCACCTTCATCATGCTGCCGATGTTCCTCTTCTCGGCGACGTTCTACCCCATCACGGTCTACCCGGAGCCCATCCAGTGGCTCATCCAGGCGCTGCCGCTGTGGCACGGCGTCGAGCTCGTGCGCGGCCTCACCACGGGCGCGCTCAGCGGCATGATGCTCGTGCACATCGGCTACTTCCTGGTCATGATCGCGATCGGCATCGTCTTCACGACGAACCGGCTCCGCGCGCTGTTCCTGAAGTAG
- a CDS encoding ABC transporter permease — protein MTSLDTTQGLERDDARRAVQGGAAPRRFGAWYVAEHRLLAMKGYAGDALFQSLGNPLIYLFALGVGLASLVPQGVGGVTYLQFVAPALMATAAMTVAANETSYPILSGFKWNPIFFGINASPIAPGQIVSGMFIQIALRALVTVAIYFGVIVLFGAITSPLGGLAILVATLTGMAIGTVIASYTSTIVDDKGQMAMLQRFGITPLFLFSGTFFPLEQLPILLQPIGWVSPLWHGTELGRVLTYGHVEPLWLSVTHVGYLAGLVVVGLWATRRHFARRLNK, from the coding sequence ATGACCTCTCTCGATACCACCCAGGGCCTCGAGCGCGACGACGCGCGCCGTGCGGTGCAGGGCGGCGCCGCCCCGCGCCGCTTCGGCGCCTGGTACGTCGCCGAGCACCGCCTCCTCGCCATGAAGGGCTACGCGGGCGACGCGCTCTTCCAGAGCCTCGGCAACCCGTTGATCTACCTCTTCGCGCTCGGCGTCGGCCTCGCGAGCCTCGTGCCGCAGGGCGTCGGCGGGGTCACCTACCTGCAGTTCGTCGCCCCCGCGCTCATGGCGACGGCGGCGATGACGGTCGCGGCGAACGAGACCAGCTACCCCATCCTCTCCGGCTTCAAGTGGAACCCGATCTTCTTCGGCATCAACGCCTCGCCGATCGCGCCGGGGCAGATCGTGTCGGGCATGTTCATCCAGATCGCCCTCCGGGCGCTCGTCACGGTCGCGATCTACTTCGGCGTGATCGTGCTGTTCGGCGCCATCACCTCGCCGCTCGGCGGGCTCGCGATCCTCGTCGCCACCCTCACGGGCATGGCGATCGGCACGGTGATCGCCTCCTACACCTCGACGATCGTCGACGACAAGGGGCAGATGGCGATGCTGCAGCGCTTCGGCATCACGCCGCTGTTCCTGTTCTCGGGCACCTTCTTCCCGCTCGAGCAGCTGCCGATCCTCCTGCAGCCGATCGGCTGGGTGTCGCCGCTCTGGCACGGCACCGAGCTCGGCCGGGTGCTCACCTACGGGCACGTCGAGCCCCTGTGGCTCTCGGTCACGCACGTCGGCTACCTCGCCGGCCTCGTCGTCGTGGGCCTCTGGGCCACGCGTCGGCACTTCGCCCGGAGGCTGAACAAGTGA
- a CDS encoding ABC transporter ATP-binding protein, producing MPQPVISATSLTKTYGDFTAVAGIDFEVAPGESFGLLGPNGAGKSTTMRMVGAVSTRTAGELSILGLDPDQHGPDIRSQLGVVPQQDNLDQELRVRDNLLVYGRYFGLPRSVIAERADALLEFAQLTDRRKAKVDDLSGGMKRRLTIARALINEPRILLLDEPTTGLDPQARHILWDRLFRLKEQGTTLVLTTHYMDEAEQLCDRLVVVDEGRIMAEGSPAALIREYSSREVLEVRFGSDKNAEAAERLQGIGDRLEVLPDRVLVYGEDGEAALERITQLGLAPITSLVRRSSLEDVFLRLTGRSLIE from the coding sequence GTGCCCCAGCCCGTCATCTCCGCGACGTCGCTCACGAAGACCTACGGCGACTTCACCGCCGTCGCCGGCATCGACTTCGAGGTCGCGCCGGGCGAGTCCTTCGGCCTGCTCGGCCCGAACGGCGCCGGCAAGTCGACGACGATGCGCATGGTCGGCGCCGTCTCCACCCGCACGGCCGGCGAGCTCTCGATCCTCGGGCTCGACCCCGACCAGCACGGGCCCGACATCCGCTCGCAGCTCGGCGTCGTCCCCCAGCAGGACAACCTCGATCAGGAGCTGCGGGTCCGCGACAACCTGCTCGTCTACGGCCGGTACTTCGGTCTGCCGCGCTCCGTGATCGCCGAGCGGGCGGATGCCCTGCTCGAGTTCGCGCAGCTGACCGACCGCAGGAAGGCCAAGGTCGACGACCTCTCCGGCGGCATGAAGCGCCGCCTCACGATCGCCCGCGCGCTCATCAACGAGCCGCGCATCCTGCTGCTCGACGAGCCGACGACGGGCCTCGACCCGCAGGCCCGGCACATCCTCTGGGACCGCCTGTTCCGCCTCAAGGAGCAGGGCACCACCCTCGTTCTCACGACGCACTACATGGACGAGGCCGAGCAGCTGTGCGACCGGCTCGTCGTCGTCGACGAGGGCCGCATCATGGCGGAGGGGTCGCCCGCCGCGCTCATCCGCGAGTACTCGAGCCGCGAGGTGCTCGAGGTGCGCTTCGGCAGCGATAAGAACGCCGAGGCCGCCGAGCGCCTGCAGGGCATCGGCGACCGCCTCGAGGTGCTGCCCGACCGCGTCCTCGTCTACGGCGAGGACGGCGAGGCCGCGCTCGAGCGCATCACGCAGCTCGGGCTCGCGCCGATCACCTCGCTCGTGCGGCGCTCGAGCCTCGAGGACGTCTTCCTGCGTCTCACCGGCCGGAGCCTGATCGAATGA
- a CDS encoding ABC transporter ATP-binding protein, which yields MSTPAPARPRRGFGRTPDDGPRATFSQLMPYLLEHKKVLSWVIVISVLGAGASLAQPLLVSQVITVVEGGGDLGGLVALLVLLVVVSGLLSGFGHYLLQRTGEGVVLSSRRSLVRRMLHLPIAEFDQRRTGDLVSRVGSDTTLLRAVLTQGLVEAIGGSLTFVGALIAMLVIDPLLLGLTLLVIAVSVVTVVVLSARIRVASRKAQERVGDLAAAVERAISSVRTVRAANATDREIASVEADARGAWEQGIKVAKISALVVPISSIALQVSFLVVLGVGGFRVASGAIEIADLVAFILFLFLMIGPLGQAFGAITSVNSALGALGRIQEIIALPSETDGDAALEPAPADASSADVALAFDAVGFRYPEQAHRTEAEKAAAAVAGEVERDTTVLRGVSFQVPTGSRTALVGPSGAGKSTVLSLIERFYDATEGVIRMGGVDIRALDRTELRSRIGYVEQDAPVLAGTLRQNLLLGTPEASDEQCIAVLRSVNLGEVLDRTDAGLDAQVGEDGVMLSGGERQRLAIARALLAAPPILLLDESTSSLDGRNEQLMREAIDAVAENRTLIVIAHRLSTVVDSDQIVVLDHGRVVGTGTHSELVAAVPLYRDLAKHQLLV from the coding sequence ATGAGCACCCCCGCCCCCGCCCGCCCGCGCCGCGGCTTCGGCCGCACCCCCGACGACGGCCCGCGGGCCACGTTCTCGCAGCTCATGCCGTACCTGCTCGAGCACAAGAAGGTGCTCTCGTGGGTCATCGTCATCAGCGTGCTCGGCGCCGGGGCCTCGCTCGCGCAGCCGCTGCTCGTCAGTCAGGTCATCACCGTGGTCGAGGGCGGCGGCGACCTCGGCGGTCTCGTCGCGCTGCTCGTGCTGCTCGTCGTCGTCAGCGGCCTGCTGAGCGGCTTCGGCCACTACCTGCTGCAGCGCACCGGCGAGGGCGTCGTGCTCTCGAGCCGCCGCAGCCTCGTGCGCCGCATGCTGCACCTGCCCATCGCCGAGTTCGACCAGCGCCGCACGGGCGACCTCGTCAGCCGCGTCGGCAGCGACACCACCCTGCTGCGGGCCGTGCTGACGCAGGGCCTCGTCGAGGCGATCGGCGGCAGCCTGACCTTCGTCGGCGCGCTCATCGCGATGCTCGTCATCGACCCGCTGCTGCTGGGGCTCACCCTGCTCGTGATCGCCGTCTCGGTGGTCACCGTCGTCGTGCTCTCGGCGCGCATCCGGGTCGCCAGCCGCAAGGCGCAGGAGCGCGTCGGCGACCTCGCCGCGGCCGTCGAGCGCGCCATCTCCTCCGTGCGCACCGTGCGGGCCGCGAACGCGACCGATCGCGAGATCGCGAGCGTCGAGGCGGATGCCCGCGGCGCGTGGGAGCAGGGCATCAAGGTCGCGAAGATCTCTGCCCTCGTCGTGCCGATCTCGTCGATCGCGCTGCAGGTCTCGTTCCTCGTCGTGCTCGGCGTCGGCGGGTTCCGCGTCGCCTCCGGCGCCATCGAGATCGCCGACCTCGTGGCGTTCATCCTGTTCCTCTTCCTCATGATCGGCCCGCTCGGTCAGGCCTTCGGGGCGATCACGAGCGTGAACTCGGCGCTCGGCGCGCTCGGCCGCATTCAGGAGATCATCGCCCTGCCGAGCGAGACCGACGGGGATGCCGCTCTCGAGCCCGCGCCCGCCGACGCCTCCTCGGCCGACGTCGCGCTCGCGTTCGACGCGGTCGGCTTCCGCTACCCCGAGCAGGCCCACCGCACGGAGGCCGAGAAGGCCGCGGCGGCCGTCGCCGGGGAGGTCGAGCGCGACACGACGGTGCTCCGCGGCGTCAGCTTCCAGGTGCCGACCGGATCGCGCACCGCGCTCGTCGGCCCGAGCGGGGCGGGCAAGTCGACCGTGCTCTCGCTCATCGAGCGCTTCTACGACGCGACCGAGGGCGTCATCCGGATGGGCGGCGTCGACATCCGCGCCCTCGACCGCACCGAGCTGCGCAGCCGCATCGGCTACGTCGAGCAGGACGCCCCCGTGCTCGCCGGCACCCTGCGGCAGAACCTGCTGCTCGGCACCCCCGAGGCGAGCGACGAGCAGTGCATCGCCGTGCTGCGCAGCGTCAACCTCGGCGAGGTGCTCGACCGCACCGACGCCGGGCTCGACGCGCAGGTCGGCGAGGACGGCGTCATGCTCTCGGGCGGCGAGCGCCAGCGGCTCGCGATCGCGCGCGCGCTGCTCGCGGCCCCGCCCATCCTGCTGCTCGACGAGTCGACCTCCTCGCTCGACGGCCGCAACGAGCAGCTCATGCGCGAGGCGATCGACGCGGTCGCCGAGAACCGCACCCTCATCGTCATCGCGCACCGGCTCTCGACGGTCGTCGACAGCGACCAGATCGTCGTACTCGACCACGGCCGCGTCGTCGGCACGGGCACGCACAGCGAGCTCGTCGCCGCGGTGCCGCTCTACCGCGACCTGGCGAAGCACCAGCTGCTGGTCTGA
- a CDS encoding isochorismatase family protein, protein MTRALLIIDVQNDFTEGGALGVDGGAAVAAGITEHLRAAGGDYALVIASRDWHDGEGDNGGHFARDADPDFVTTWPVHCVAGTAGAEYHPALDAGAVDVHVRKGQGVPAYSIFEGTTDEGLALAEVLDEARIDAVDVVGIATDYCVRASALDALGAGRSVRVLEGLVAGVAAESSRAALAELAAAGAEVVPARD, encoded by the coding sequence ATGACCCGCGCCCTGCTCATCATCGACGTGCAGAACGACTTCACCGAGGGCGGCGCGCTCGGCGTCGACGGGGGAGCGGCGGTCGCGGCCGGCATCACCGAGCACCTGCGGGCGGCGGGCGGTGACTACGCCCTGGTCATCGCCTCCCGCGACTGGCACGACGGCGAGGGCGACAACGGCGGCCACTTCGCGCGGGATGCCGATCCCGACTTCGTGACGACGTGGCCGGTGCACTGCGTGGCCGGCACCGCGGGCGCCGAGTACCACCCCGCCCTCGATGCGGGCGCCGTCGACGTGCACGTGCGCAAGGGGCAGGGCGTGCCCGCCTACTCGATCTTCGAGGGGACGACCGACGAGGGCCTCGCCCTCGCCGAGGTGCTCGACGAGGCGCGCATCGACGCGGTCGACGTCGTGGGCATCGCCACCGACTACTGCGTCCGGGCTTCCGCTCTCGACGCCCTCGGCGCCGGACGCTCGGTGCGCGTGCTCGAGGGCCTCGTCGCCGGCGTCGCCGCCGAGTCGAGCCGCGCGGCGCTCGCCGAGCTCGCGGCGGCGGGCGCCGAGGTCGTGCCCGCGCGCGACTGA
- a CDS encoding D-alanyl-D-alanine carboxypeptidase/D-alanyl-D-alanine-endopeptidase translates to MTQPSDDDAAPAPARPSRSLLTPGRRRALVVTAAVLGALALPAGALFAGAAVGARELAPASAPAPTGSSTPAPTPTAVVDPPRTAPTVAVESSRLRTCSIQSLASDPVLGSFSAAVVDAATGELLFDRGADEPVRTGSVMKTLTAAAALAVLGPDYQLVTRTVTGETPGSVVLVGGGDATLSRTAPGQESVYPGAPKLADLAAQTIAAYRAANGADAVITELVLDAGYWNPDDRWHPSWDRGEQTQGWLSEVVALQVDGDRNDPRAVQSSRSTDPVGRAGQWFAEALAAAGNPGVSIRQGSATGEAAPLAEVRSQPVRTLIGQMVPFSDNTLAEMLARVISLQQGLGGSAASIDDAYAQALAGYGIPVDRLTIIDGSGLSDLNAVPPVYAAQLAVKVDAGEGALGVVRDAWPIAGQTGTLTNRYTGDNAAARGAVRAKTGLLADGHMLSGSIRAEDGTQLAFFFSATAPGLGESNGTRVQLDTLATAVFRCGDNLSTL, encoded by the coding sequence GTGACGCAGCCCTCCGACGACGACGCCGCGCCCGCGCCGGCCCGCCCGAGCCGCAGCCTCCTCACCCCGGGCCGCCGCCGCGCGCTCGTCGTCACCGCGGCGGTGCTCGGCGCCCTCGCCCTGCCGGCCGGCGCGCTCTTCGCCGGAGCGGCGGTGGGGGCGCGCGAGCTCGCCCCCGCGTCGGCCCCGGCGCCCACCGGCTCGAGCACCCCGGCGCCGACCCCCACGGCCGTCGTCGACCCGCCGCGCACGGCCCCCACCGTCGCGGTCGAGTCCAGCCGACTGCGCACCTGCTCCATCCAGAGCCTGGCGAGCGATCCGGTGCTCGGCAGCTTCTCCGCCGCGGTGGTCGACGCCGCCACGGGCGAGCTGCTCTTCGACCGCGGGGCCGACGAGCCCGTGCGCACCGGCAGCGTCATGAAGACCCTCACCGCCGCCGCGGCGCTCGCCGTGCTCGGCCCCGACTACCAGCTCGTCACCCGCACCGTCACCGGCGAGACCCCGGGCTCGGTCGTGCTCGTGGGCGGCGGCGACGCGACCCTCAGCCGCACCGCGCCCGGGCAGGAGAGCGTCTACCCCGGTGCTCCCAAGCTCGCCGACCTCGCCGCGCAGACGATCGCCGCCTACCGCGCGGCCAACGGCGCGGACGCCGTCATCACCGAGCTCGTGCTCGACGCCGGCTACTGGAACCCCGACGACCGGTGGCACCCCTCGTGGGATCGGGGCGAGCAGACCCAGGGCTGGCTCTCGGAGGTGGTGGCCCTGCAGGTCGACGGCGATCGGAACGATCCGAGGGCCGTGCAGTCGTCGCGCAGCACCGACCCGGTCGGGCGCGCGGGGCAGTGGTTCGCCGAGGCGCTCGCGGCGGCGGGCAACCCCGGCGTGAGCATCCGCCAGGGCAGCGCCACCGGCGAGGCGGCCCCGCTCGCCGAGGTGCGCTCGCAGCCCGTGCGCACCCTCATCGGGCAGATGGTGCCGTTCAGCGACAACACGCTCGCCGAGATGCTCGCGCGCGTCATCTCGCTGCAGCAGGGCCTCGGCGGCTCGGCCGCCTCGATCGACGACGCCTACGCGCAGGCGCTCGCCGGCTACGGCATCCCGGTCGACCGCCTGACGATCATCGACGGCTCGGGCCTCAGCGACCTCAACGCGGTGCCGCCGGTCTACGCGGCGCAGCTGGCCGTCAAGGTCGACGCCGGCGAGGGGGCGCTCGGCGTCGTGCGCGACGCCTGGCCGATCGCCGGCCAGACCGGCACCCTCACCAACCGCTACACGGGCGACAACGCGGCGGCGCGCGGGGCCGTGCGGGCGAAGACCGGCCTGCTCGCCGACGGGCACATGCTGAGCGGCAGCATCCGGGCGGAGGACGGCACGCAGCTCGCCTTCTTCTTCTCGGCCACCGCGCCGGGCCTCGGCGAGAGCAACGGTACCCGGGTGCAGCTCGACACGCTCGCGACCGCGGTGTTCCGCTGCGGCGACAACCTCTCGACCCTCTGA